A single window of Agelaius phoeniceus isolate bAgePho1 chromosome 16, bAgePho1.hap1, whole genome shotgun sequence DNA harbors:
- the WDR24 gene encoding GATOR2 complex protein WDR24, translating into MEKMARVTTALGGNALTGRTMFCHLDAPANAISVCRDAAQVVVAGRNIFKIYSIEEEQFVEKLNLRVGRKPSLNFSCADVVWHQMDENLLATAATNGVVVTWNLGKPSRNKQDQLFTEHKRTVNKVCFHPTEVYMLLSGSQDGYMKCFDLRKKDSVSTFSGQSESVRDVQFSIRDYFTFAATFENGNVQLWDIRRPDRYERMFTAHNGPVFCCDWHPEDRGWLATGGRDKMVKVWDMNTTRAKEIYCVQTIASVARVKWRPECKHHIATCSMMVDHNIYVWDVRRPFIPSAMFEEHKDVTTGIVWRHLHDPYFLLSGSKDSTLYQHIFKDASQPIERANPEGLCYSLYGDLAFAAKESLISSDSNRKPYIGDRRHPIFFKRKLDPTEQFEYISSSSALSVFETDVESGSMDWFVHTAKQYALAGRPLAELCDHNAKVAKGLERNQVAQTWTMLRIIYSSLGTVSSTNLNHSMGKGSTALPLMNSFNLKDIPAGLGSESRLERSKGESRSENILMDSSSTLINNEDNEETEGSDVPADYLLGDVEADEDDLYMMDHENPHAEEQEYSLPQEAFPLRHEIVDNPSALDHLQDKADSPHVSGNEAETVSLTPVESFSLISISHSLYENRLPSDFFNPIVRDTLLFYAEQGDVQTAVSVLIVLGERIRKEIDEQTQEHWYTSYIDLLQRFQLWNISNEVIKLSTCRAINCLNQASTTLHVNCSNCKRPMSNRGWICDRCRQCASMCAVCHHVVKGLFVWCQGCSHGGHLQHIMKWLETSSHCPAGCGHLCEYT; encoded by the exons ATGGAGAAGATGGCCAGGgtcaccactgccctggggggcaACGCGCTGACTGGCCGCACCATGTTCTGCCACCTGGACGCCCCCGCCAACGCCATCAGCGTGTGCCGGGACGCCGCCCAGGTGGTGGTGGCCGGCCGCAACATCTTCAAGATCTACTCCATCGAGGAGGAGCAGTTTGTGGAGAAGCTGAACCTCCGCGTGGGCCGCAAGCCCTCCCTGAACTTCAGCTGCGCCGACGTGGTGTGGCACCAGATGGACGAGAACCTGCTGGCCACCGCCGCCACCAACGGCGTGGTGGTCACCTGGAACCTGGGCAAGCCGTCCCGCAACAAGCAGGACCAGCTGTTCACGGAGCACAAGCGCACGGTCAACAAGGTGTGCTTCCACCCCACCGAGGTGTACATGCTGCTCAGCGGCTCCCAGGATGGCTACATGAAGTGCTTTGACCTGCGCAAGAAGGACTCTGTCAGCACCTTCTCTG GCCAGTCGGAGAGCGTGCGTGATGTGCAGTTCAGCATCCGGGACTATTTCACCTTTGCTGCCACCTTTGAGAATGGGAACGTGCAGCTGTGGGACATCCGCCGGCCCGACCGCTACGAGAGGATGTTCACGGCCCACAACGGGCCCGTCTTCTGCTGCGACTGGCACCCAGAGGACAG GGGCTGGCTGGCCACGGGCGGCCGCGACAAGATGGTGAAGGTGTGGGACATGAACACCACGCGGGCCAAGGAGATCTACTGCGTGCAGACCATCGCCTCGGTGGCGCGCGTGAAGTGGCGCCCCGAGTGCAAGCACCACATCGCCACCTGCTCCATGATGGTGGACCACAACATCTACGTGTGGGACGTGCGCCGCCCCTTCATCCCCTCCGCCATGTTCGAGGAGCACAAGGACGTCACCACGGGCATCGTGTGGCGGCACCTCCACGACCCCTATTTCCTCCTCTCGGGCTCCAAGGACAGCACCCTTTACCAGCACATCTTCAAGGACGCCAGCCAGCCCATCGAGCGGGCCAACCCCGAGGGGCTGTGCTACAGCCTCTACGGAGACCTGGCCTTCGCCGCCAAGGAGAGCCTCATCTCCTCCGACTCCAACCGCAAGCCCTACATCGGCGACCGGCGCCACCCCATCTTCTTCAAGCGCAAGCTGGACCCCACGGAGCAGTTTGAGTACATCTCGTCCTCCAGCGCCCTGAGCGTGTTCGAGACGGACGTGGAGAGCGGCAGCATGGACTGGTTCGTGCACACGGCCAAGCAGTACGCGCTGGCCGGCCGGCCCCTGGCCGAGCTCTGCGACCACAACGCCAAGGTGGCCAAGGGGCTGGAGCGCAACCAG GTGGCTCAGACGTGGACCATGCTGAGGATTATCTACTCCAGCCTCGGCACCGTGTCGTCCACGAACCTCAACCACAGCATGGGGAaaggcagcactgccctgccgcTCATGAACAG ctttaaCCTGAAAGatatccctgctgggctgggcagcgaGTCCAGGCTGGAGCGCAGCAAAGGAGAGAGCCGCTCAGAAAACATCCTCATGGACTCCTCCTCCACCCTGATCAACAACGAGG acaATGAGGAGACGGAGGGCAGCGATGTCCCTGCGGATTATCTGCTGGGGGATGTGGAGGCAGACGAGGATGACCTGTACATGATGGACCACGAGAACCCACACG CTGAAGAGCAGGAAtacagccttccccaggaagCCTTCCCCCTGCGCCACGAGATCGTGGACAACCCGTCTGCCTTGGACCACCTGCAGGACAAGGCCGACTCCCCTCACGTCAGCGGCAACGAGGCCGAGACGGTGTCGCTGACCCCCGTGGAGTCCTTCTCGCTGATCTCCATCTCCCACTCGCTCTACGAGAACCGCCTGCCCTCCGACTTCTTCAACCCCATCGTGCGGGACACGCTGCTGTTCTACGCCGAGCAGGGCGACGTGCAGACAGCGGTGTCCGTGCTCATCGTGCTGGGAGAGCGCATCCGCAAGGAGATCGATGAGCAGACGCAG gagcaCTGGTACACATCCTACATCGACCTGCTGCAGCgcttccagctctggaacatcTCCAACGAGGTGATCAAGCTGAGCACCTGCCGTGCCATCAACTGCCTCAACCAGGCCTCCACCACCCTGCACGTCAACTGCAGCAACTGCAAGCGGCCCATGAGCAACAGGGGCTGGATCTGCGACAG GTGTCGGCAGTGTGCCAGCATGTGTGCCGTGTGTCACCACGTGGTGAAGGGGCTCTTCGtctggtgccagggctgcagccacggCGGCCACCTGCAGCACATCATGAAGTGGCTGGAGACCAGCTCCCACTGCCCCGCCGGCTGCGGCCACCTCTGCGAGTACACCTGA